The following DNA comes from Plodia interpunctella isolate USDA-ARS_2022_Savannah chromosome 1, ilPloInte3.2, whole genome shotgun sequence.
AATATGCTAAGATTTTTATCGTGAAAGACCTGTGGACAAAGTCGTAAGCTAGTCGTCGCTATCCTAAAGTTATGTAAGTtgttttaagatatttattttaattcttgtttatttttttttagagcAACCAGAGAGTTGATGTGTATGAGTGGCGTGCTGGCAATGACCTGACTTGTATATGTTCTCTCCGAGGACATACTCGTGTTGTTAGTGACACCCATTTTCATAGACAAGATCATAATTTAATAGCTACCTGCTCTATTGATACATTTACTCATTTATGGGATTTACGAGATGCTAGAAAACCTGTTGTATCTCTTTGTGCAGTGGGTAAGTACTATgtgtcattatattttatattttaaattcaaaatattaactatttatttgaacatatatttaaattttcagctGGTGCATCTCAAGTGCAATGGAATAAAGTGGCTACACATATTGTAGCCACAGCACATGAtggagatataaaaatctggGACTACCGTAAGCACACGGCACCCATACATTACATATCGGCTCATCTGTGCAAGATACATGGAGTAGACTGGAGTCCCCATCATGAGTATCAGTTAGTCACTTCTAGCCATGATGGTAGcatcaaatattttgacataaacaATGGAAGACGTccagaaaatattatcatgACAAATTTCCCTGTATGGAGAGCTATTTACACTCCGTTTGGTAGTGGGCTGTTGACAATTGGAGTGGGATGGGGAGGATTGCCAAGAGCTGAACAAGCCGGGGTGATTGGGATATGGGTAGGAGGGTCTTTGACTCATAGGCTAGTTGGCCACACAGATACTGTACAGACCATGGTGTGGCGACCGAACACTTCACCAGCTAATTACCAGTTGGTTACTTGGGGAAGAGATCAAACTTTGAGACTATGGGCAATGCACCCATCGTTATTGAAAATGTGTAATCATTACCTGCCCGATGATGATGATCATGATGAAGATAACAACAGTGACTgtaagtatacatttttttattttctgaatataaattttttttagactataagtatatagttgcctaacacaataaatgtgtcaatgttttaatgaatttatagAATTACTTTGAAGACCATTGGACTGGTTTGATACTGGTTTGATAGATATTTAGAGTGAGAAGAATGTCTGTCTATAAAAACGCATTTTAACAGActacattttttgccattgcaataccaagtAGAAGAGTCAAGATTGTTTGAAAATCACCCAGTGTTGCTAGCCAAGAGGACACAGTGGCCTcatttattatctgtattaCTTGTTATAGACAGACTGTAGGGTCATTAagggtttaatttttttatctatggtttaaacatttttatttcataaaaaatgtattttaatttcagctACAAGTTATTCCTCCATAGTTGGCTCTATGAATGATGTGTCACTCGATAATAAAGGTCAAGACATTCAAATGGTAGGTTTGTTAATCTACTTCTGCAAAACTAAAGTCAAACCTAGAAATAACTTTACATACTTAAAAATCGTGCTTGGAAATATCATAaaagaagaatattaaatattgttttatatgcTTACTATTTCGTAACATTTAAAGTAGagtttaatttcataacaaattattaactttCAGAACAAGCTTTCCAATAAGTCCATGACGTCAATAGATGAAGAATTTGAGTCAATTCGAGAGATGGCTAACATTGAAGTGACAGACATGAACATTGAGACACGAACATGTCAGATTCATTCAGAGCGCAACGGGTACACTGCCAACTTGCAAGTGGTGTTCCCCAGAAATGTTATGGAACAAACTATACCGAAATTCTCTTGGCTGTCTGGTACAAATGTTGATAGTGCTACTACTATAAAAATTCTTCAGGCCATTAATAAAACTGCTtacaaaaagaagaaagaaggcCACAGATGTCTGTTACATTGCCTGAAAACATTGGCAACGTCAGTTGATGAGGTATACAATAATGCCTCTTATTTATATGCAGCTTCATTTTCAATTAGAATTGACTTCAATTAGTCTTTTTTCGCGTTTCAGATACCCGTAAAGTCAAATGATGACACAGACTCAATGAAATCGAGCCAGAGAAGTCAATCGGAAAGTGAAAACGCGGGAGACTCGTGCATCCCTTTCCCTCGCACTTGCGGCGCTAAATGGTGCGGAGTGAGCACGTTAGTCGTATTCAATCGACCGCCAAATGCTAGAAGATTATCGTTGAAACAGGAGACGGGTACACCCCGGTCTATGTCCTCATTGTCTCTGGCGCCAACTATTTTTGGAACTGGATACAGTTCAGTCTCGCCTCATGCCACAACCACTCCTTCGCCGACTAACGCTCCGGGATTTCCGCAGTTGCACCATAGACATGCGTCAAATTCTATAACAACCTTCTACTTTCAGGATAGATGGGTAagtcattttatgttttatgctgtctgtcaaatatgtattttttaaaatctaaaatatttaatacttattcccgatattatttattatcaataccTTATATTATCCCCGGCACATAATTTGAATCAATGTGggtggttatttatttataaaaaatctttcaccttTATGACCTGTACAGAAGGCGCAAGGTCGCCGCGCCGGCAGCATGCGCAGCCGCGGCAGCATCTCTGGCTGCGGCGCGCCGCGCGTGCTGCTGTACTCCGCCGCCAACCTGTTCCCGCTGCGGCAGGACCTCGCTGAGAAGTACGTCATCGATGCTGACGATCCCGTCGGTGAGTGGCCCTTTCTTTttacaacatattatttaacttgcaacgTAAGTATGAATCAATCAATCGTTTATTTACACAGAGCACGTAACGTTATTTTTGTAGCGGGCGAGCAAAAATTACAATCCATGctctgtgtttatttatttgtaaatataggttatatgtgttaatatttatatatgaatgtAACTGTGCGTGTTAGGCAATCTTGCatctcaattttgaagcagacaTTATCAAAGTTCAAACGATTCCGTTGAAATTGTGtacacacatgtagtttgcaTTACAATGCGTTACCTATACGACTCCTAACGGAACTCTCAATGGTTTACTTCATGGTCAAgacgtgatttttttgtcacatgtTGAATGCAGTAAGATCtctttgacgacaataaaagcttatgacaataatattttagaaaatgaaatGAGTTTTAGAATTCCCATCCTATGATTTCACTATAATTTCTACCCTTCAtcatatgtataatttaagcAGAAATGTGCGAGAAGAACGCCAAGATAGCATTGGAAGAAGAGGAATGCGAGTTGTCCCAAGCGTGGGCGCTGGCGGCGCTGGTGGCGCGGTCGTTGAAGGCTCGCGTGGTGGACCACCTGGCCTCGAGCGAGGAAACCATGGGCTGGATCGGCCACCCCCTCTGTTGCAACCTGCTGCAGTCGTTGTCAGTACCTCTTGATTTGTTATTCTTCTAGCCTGTATTGTATGACGTTAGGAATGCTTAGTCCCTTAGTCGTCTAGTACGACGTCCAAGGGAGAATAAGAAGTAGTCCTACTCTAGGTAAGTACCACTAGCCTCAAATTGTGAAGGATATTTACAatcataaatttgaataaaaatcactACGCCAATAGGCTATTTTTACTTTCACAAAAATCATTCCAAATATACTTCAATGCAAACTAAAGAATGATGAAATAACTATTCTTTCAGAATTTCCCACTACGCAAAATGTTCAGACCTACAAACGGCGGCCATGCTGGCGTGCGCTTTCTCAGTATTCAACGACACCAGCAACTCCAGCTCGCAGTCCACGATAAGCACTTCTAGTTGTGTACGTATTTACATCAATAAACGAGAGAAAATCTACACAAAATCAACACATTTCTTTTAGAATTAGTCTTTCACTGGCGCTTattcacatcaaattttaaatattaaatatagtgtTTTTACAACGCTTCAAACTActctgagaagaaatgtcgaaataAGCTTTTAGACAGTTCCTATCGTGCTAGAAAGgcttacaattattatttttatataggttttttttttcaaattagacCAACAATGgtctaaaaagaaatatatgcaaatataaactAATCATTAACcagacaaaatatatgacaatCGATCTGACTAGTTCTCCCTGGCCGCACCCGATCACCAGTAAATTAGTCATCATGAAGATCAAACGTTTTATACAGGGAAATGGCACATCGCCATACAGCACCGTGAACCAATATAGCGAAATAAGCGCCGACGGCTGGACCCTGCCCATCGTACTGCGAAGCAACTCCTGTTCAGAAGCGGAGAACTTCTACACCGACTCCACCGTGTCCAAGTCTGAGAAAACCACGTCATGTGTGTTGGACGAGGCGACCGTCCATCTGTACCACTGCTTCAAGAGGGTGTATGCTGATATATTGCTGCGGTGGCAGCTGATATATAAGAAGACTGAAGTaagtaactaatatttttatggaaaagACATGCTGTTTTGTGTCTGATAATTGTTTCGGTGGCTTACATAAGATGACTGAGGTGTGTGGCAATTCAAACAAACCGCGACACCATACTATTCTGTCGCGCGACCGCGCAACTTACATTTAAGGGTCAAGTGGTCTCTATAGAGTGATCACCAATACTTCTTCATGCCATAAATAGACTGCTTTGTGTCCGGCGAGTGATTTCCTTCACGCACAACCTTACCTATTTAATTCATCATAAAGAAACATAATCGCACCGCACGACGCCAgagctaaaaaatatttctgcgATTCGCCTTAGGTGTTGAAGCTAGTCCGCTGCAAGCAGTCAGACGGCAGCTGGACGGGCCCGGAGCTGGGCGCGGAGTGCGCTCGCTGCGGCCGCGTGCAGACGGGCGCGGTGTGCGCGCAGTGCCGCACGCTGGCGCTGCGCTGCGCCGTGTGCGCGCTCGGCGTGCGCGGCCTCGCCGCCGCCTGCTCCTACTGCGGTCACGCCGGACACGCGCGACACATGATGGACTGGTATCGACTTTctgcatttataacattgctATGGATCAGAATATaactgtataaaaatgtttgatattcagtcacgcaaaatctactaggcGGAtgtcgatgaaatttggtacacggatatcactcttttcttaaattttaaaatatagaatatctCTTAAACAATTTGCacgtataaaaacaaaataattatctttctTTCAGGTTTACAAAACGTGATACCTGCCCGACTGGTTGTGGATGCAAATGCAGTATAGAAGGCACTACCGTGTGGAAGGGGTCCAAATATGTGTAAAGGtagtcataataattttaatagacaCTGTGCCTAAAACGGACTTTTGTGTAATTCGACAATAGTCAGGTGGCCGACTTTGTATATGTCTTCTAAATAACTAGATGCGGTAAATCTCGTCTCgactaaaaacaatattccTGAAAGCATTCGCGCCAAAATTACTTACTGAATACTACTGAGTCTAGTTCTTGCACTCCAAATCTCTTCACATATTATAATCGGACATCGTACTTTTTTAGCAAAACAACTTATACGGGTCGATTAATTTGAAagacatatttatattgttattttttaaatatttttaaacaaaatatgtaattttaagtgtatttataaataattatcccaagacataattttatatagtgtcattgataaatataataagcatTGACTGccattatttgtaaattttaataaataagtacacacttttcaaatacttaaaatttatttaacaaacttCTTAAATTACGtacaaattaacaaacaaaatgaaacGTGCCGGTGAGTATCGTATAGACTTCGTgagatttacaatttaaaaaagtatcgCTAGATAGGTTAGAATAATGCTTTTACATTCAGTCTCGTCGAAGCTGATTTATGATacattgtattgttatttttaataaaaaatgaggTCGATTTTCATAAATACCATAAACATAGATGAAGGTATGTCGTCGCCTGCTCCGCGTACTTTCTGAGTCTATGACCGCGGATGACAATATCTGgtttaatatcattttaattaaaataaaacataagcaTTTGGTccataattaatattcaaatacttTCTAATTgtgaattatttcaatattaagtTATTACAATGAAAAACATTAATGTTCACGTGCAATCAGGAAAATATCAAATGGTTACAAGCGTATCGTACTAAAGAATATATCCGGATAAAGTCTTTGAACCTattgtatcaaaaatatcgctagtacctatatatgagGACAGGCAGGTAGAGGAGTAGCATTTCATAATATCTTCGACTCAGTCACTGTAGTTAAGGATTCAGTAGTTTGCGTAAGCCATGAGACAGTGATGAGCtcatagacaaagaaaactgtCGACAACGAGCTAACAtaaccaaatgagatagaagatttccatacaacttgACGCCTACTtcatatatactcgtatgagTATGGTAGGCGAACACACGATGAGGCAATAAAGAAATTAGCGCTCTGTCCTGTTTCTTCTcgcgtatttataatatgggtttcactttcttgtatgagcgaaatggaAGATACGACGAAGCCGTAGTCGTATCTTATATATcttatagttttctttgtcta
Coding sequences within:
- the Wdr59 gene encoding GATOR2 complex protein WDR59, with translation MSVHWSSELMKWEYRDLQATAMSVDFSGNNVLLAGRRWLAIKQISLEDDGGDIVKKYPRHSKYDAAGAEWCQSYHGQKLCAIASNQRVDVYEWRAGNDLTCICSLRGHTRVVSDTHFHRQDHNLIATCSIDTFTHLWDLRDARKPVVSLCAVAGASQVQWNKVATHIVATAHDGDIKIWDYRKHTAPIHYISAHLCKIHGVDWSPHHEYQLVTSSHDGSIKYFDINNGRRPENIIMTNFPVWRAIYTPFGSGLLTIGVGWGGLPRAEQAGVIGIWVGGSLTHRLVGHTDTVQTMVWRPNTSPANYQLVTWGRDQTLRLWAMHPSLLKMCNHYLPDDDDHDEDNNSDSTSYSSIVGSMNDVSLDNKGQDIQMNKLSNKSMTSIDEEFESIREMANIEVTDMNIETRTCQIHSERNGYTANLQVVFPRNVMEQTIPKFSWLSGTNVDSATTIKILQAINKTAYKKKKEGHRCLLHCLKTLATSVDEIPVKSNDDTDSMKSSQRSQSESENAGDSCIPFPRTCGAKWCGVSTLVVFNRPPNARRLSLKQETGTPRSMSSLSLAPTIFGTGYSSVSPHATTTPSPTNAPGFPQLHHRHASNSITTFYFQDRWKAQGRRAGSMRSRGSISGCGAPRVLLYSAANLFPLRQDLAEKYVIDADDPVEMCEKNAKIALEEEECELSQAWALAALVARSLKARVVDHLASSEETMGWIGHPLCCNLLQSLISHYAKCSDLQTAAMLACAFSVFNDTSNSSSQSTISTSSCGNGTSPYSTVNQYSEISADGWTLPIVLRSNSCSEAENFYTDSTVSKSEKTTSCVLDEATVHLYHCFKRVYADILLRWQLIYKKTEVLKLVRCKQSDGSWTGPELGAECARCGRVQTGAVCAQCRTLALRCAVCALGVRGLAAACSYCGHAGHARHMMDWFTKRDTCPTGCGCKCSIEGTTVWKGSKYV